In Streptomyces dangxiongensis, one DNA window encodes the following:
- a CDS encoding DUF397 domain-containing protein produces the protein MASSGIDWSDALWFKSSYSNGDGGECVEVAGGFPGLVPVRDSKSPGGPALLLTPDAWGPFIASLKSL, from the coding sequence ATGGCGAGCAGCGGGATCGACTGGAGTGACGCGCTCTGGTTCAAGAGCAGTTACAGCAACGGCGATGGCGGGGAATGCGTCGAAGTGGCCGGCGGCTTCCCCGGCCTCGTCCCCGTCCGGGACTCCAAGTCCCCCGGCGGCCCCGCCCTCCTCCTCACCCCCGACGCCTGGGGCCCCTTTATCGCCTCGCTCAAATCCCTTTAG
- a CDS encoding MFS transporter: MTSPVPAPRIPEAVHRRRWAILGVLMLSLLIVVLDNSILNVAIKTISTPAPTGLGATQSQIEWAINAYTLVFAGLLFTAGLVGDRIGRKKVLLGGIAVFGIGSALAAESGSPAQLIAFRALMAVGAAFVMPATLAVLMNVFERDEQPKAIGMWAGGVGLAIAIGPITGGALLDHFWWGSVFFVNVPIVILALVLMVWLVPDSRDPSPGRLDPIGVVLSVVGLVLLVYGIIKGGELADFTDPKVLATIIAGLVVLAGFVVFEKRSDHPSLDVGYFRNKVFSAAMSAIALVFFALMGVTFFGVFYTQSVRGYSPLESGALMLPLAAAQLIFAPRARLVVDRFGNKATTTGGLLLIAATLAAFAGFEADTPIWLLEVVFFLMGTGMAHIMTPTSVVIMQALPREKAGSASALSNTFRQVGGALGIAVLGSVLATSYRNGIEGKLGALPPALRDTAGESIEATLGVAAKLGPQGRALVTPADDAFLHAMHVTALCGTGVALVGAVVVALFLPGRPPAGQSKDREAELVGAKD; encoded by the coding sequence ATGACAAGTCCCGTCCCTGCCCCCCGGATACCGGAGGCGGTGCACCGGCGCCGCTGGGCGATCCTGGGCGTGTTGATGCTGAGCCTGCTCATCGTGGTGCTCGACAACTCGATCCTGAACGTCGCCATCAAGACCATCTCGACCCCGGCGCCCACCGGCCTCGGCGCCACCCAGAGCCAGATCGAATGGGCGATCAACGCCTACACCCTCGTCTTCGCCGGCCTGCTGTTCACCGCCGGCCTCGTCGGCGACCGGATCGGCCGCAAGAAGGTGCTGCTCGGCGGCATCGCCGTGTTCGGCATCGGCTCCGCCCTCGCCGCCGAGTCCGGCTCCCCGGCCCAGCTCATCGCCTTCCGCGCGCTGATGGCCGTCGGCGCCGCCTTCGTCATGCCCGCCACCCTCGCCGTACTGATGAACGTCTTCGAGCGCGACGAGCAGCCCAAGGCCATCGGCATGTGGGCCGGCGGCGTCGGCCTCGCCATCGCCATCGGCCCGATCACCGGCGGCGCCCTCCTCGACCACTTCTGGTGGGGCTCGGTCTTCTTCGTCAACGTGCCGATCGTGATCCTCGCGCTCGTCCTGATGGTGTGGCTGGTGCCCGACTCCCGCGACCCCAGCCCCGGCCGCCTCGACCCCATCGGCGTGGTCCTGTCCGTCGTCGGCCTGGTCCTGCTGGTCTACGGCATCATCAAGGGCGGCGAGCTGGCCGACTTCACCGACCCGAAGGTGCTGGCGACCATCATCGCCGGCCTCGTCGTGCTCGCCGGGTTCGTCGTCTTCGAGAAGCGCAGCGACCACCCCTCGCTGGACGTCGGCTACTTCAGGAACAAGGTCTTCTCGGCCGCCATGAGCGCCATCGCGCTCGTCTTCTTCGCGCTGATGGGCGTCACGTTCTTCGGCGTTTTCTACACCCAGAGCGTCCGCGGCTACTCGCCGCTGGAGTCGGGCGCGCTGATGCTGCCGCTCGCCGCCGCCCAGTTGATCTTCGCGCCGCGCGCCCGGCTGGTGGTCGACCGGTTCGGCAACAAGGCCACCACCACCGGCGGTCTGCTGCTGATCGCGGCGACGCTGGCCGCGTTCGCCGGCTTCGAGGCCGACACCCCGATCTGGCTGCTGGAGGTCGTCTTCTTCCTGATGGGCACCGGCATGGCGCACATCATGACGCCCACCTCGGTCGTCATCATGCAGGCCCTGCCGCGCGAGAAGGCCGGCTCCGCCTCAGCGCTCAGCAACACATTCCGCCAGGTCGGCGGCGCCCTCGGCATCGCCGTCCTCGGCTCGGTGCTCGCCACCTCGTACCGCAACGGGATCGAGGGCAAGCTCGGCGCCCTGCCGCCGGCCCTGCGCGACACCGCGGGCGAGTCCATCGAGGCCACCCTCGGCGTCGCCGCGAAGCTGGGCCCCCAGGGCCGGGCCCTGGTCACCCCCGCCGACGACGCCTTCCTGCACGCCATGCACGTCACCGCCCTGTGCGGTACGGGCGTCGCGCTGGTCGGAGCCGTGGTGGTGGCCCTGTTCCTGCCGGGCAGGCCGCCGGCCGGACAGTCGAAGGACCGGGAAGCGGAACTGGTCGGCGCCAAGGACTGA
- a CDS encoding TetR/AcrR family transcriptional regulator, translating to MSLADSRPRPEGPARGRPRSEAVESAILEGVMKLLEEGVPLAELSIERVARTAGVGKATIYRRWSGKEELFVDVVRAAEPPDPELPGTSLRDDLVVLLESLRRRGLASRSSAILHNVYAQMKSSPRIWAAYHASVIEPRRVIGLDVLRRGRENGELRADVDLELANDMFVGPMLVRAVMRPDADLPEGLAAQIVDTVLAGLRPVSSTATSR from the coding sequence GTGAGCCTTGCCGACAGCCGGCCGCGGCCGGAGGGACCCGCGCGGGGCCGGCCGCGCAGCGAAGCCGTGGAAAGCGCCATCCTGGAAGGCGTGATGAAGCTCCTGGAGGAGGGCGTCCCCCTCGCCGAGCTGTCCATCGAGCGCGTCGCGCGCACGGCCGGGGTCGGCAAGGCCACCATCTACCGCCGCTGGAGCGGCAAGGAAGAGCTGTTCGTCGACGTCGTCCGCGCCGCCGAGCCCCCCGACCCCGAACTCCCCGGCACCTCCCTGCGCGACGACCTCGTCGTGCTGCTGGAGTCCCTGCGCCGGCGCGGTCTGGCCAGCCGCTCCTCGGCGATCCTGCACAACGTGTACGCGCAGATGAAGAGCAGTCCGCGGATCTGGGCCGCCTACCACGCCAGCGTCATAGAGCCCCGCCGCGTCATCGGCCTGGACGTGCTGCGCCGCGGGCGGGAGAACGGCGAACTGCGCGCGGACGTCGACCTGGAACTGGCCAACGACATGTTCGTCGGCCCCATGCTCGTCCGCGCCGTCATGCGCCCGGACGCGGACCTGCCCGAGGGTCTGGCGGCGCAGATCGTCGACACGGTCCTGGCCGGCCTACGGCCCGTCAGCTCCACGGCCACGTCACGCTGA
- a CDS encoding endonuclease/exonuclease/phosphatase family protein translates to MTQQAYMTETDNGGSGPERPGSRLRRLAHRLAGGWRGDPRIWRRGLVLAALALLLGLVMLLHSRIPNRVGNLGSLTETFLPWLGLAVPLLLVLGLLRRSATALVAVLLPAVAWLNLFGGLLTDRSGGGGDLMVATHNVNADNPDPAATARDVAASGADVLALEELPASAVPVYEKALATTYKYHAVVGTVGLWSRYPMAGVEAVDIKLGWKRAMRATVTTPKGPVAVYVAHLPSVRVKLKAGFTARQRDKSADALGEAIADETLERVVLLGDLNGTMNDRSLNAVTSQLRSTQGAAGSGFGFSWPASFPMARIDQIMVKGVQPQSSWTLPRTNSDHLPVAARVKV, encoded by the coding sequence ATGACGCAGCAGGCGTACATGACGGAGACGGACAACGGAGGCTCGGGGCCCGAGCGACCGGGATCCCGGCTTCGACGCCTGGCGCACCGCCTGGCCGGCGGCTGGCGGGGCGACCCACGCATCTGGCGCCGTGGCCTCGTGCTCGCCGCGCTGGCCCTGCTCCTCGGCCTGGTGATGCTGCTGCACTCCCGTATCCCGAACCGGGTGGGCAACCTCGGCAGTCTCACCGAGACCTTCCTGCCCTGGCTGGGCCTGGCCGTCCCGCTGCTGCTGGTCCTCGGCCTGCTACGCCGGTCGGCGACCGCGCTCGTCGCCGTGCTCCTCCCGGCGGTCGCGTGGCTGAACCTGTTCGGCGGACTGCTCACCGACCGGTCGGGCGGCGGGGGTGACCTGATGGTGGCCACCCACAACGTCAACGCCGACAACCCCGACCCGGCCGCGACCGCCCGCGACGTGGCCGCCTCGGGCGCGGACGTCCTGGCCCTGGAGGAGCTGCCCGCCTCCGCCGTCCCCGTCTACGAGAAGGCGCTCGCGACGACGTACAAGTACCACGCGGTGGTCGGCACCGTCGGCCTGTGGAGCAGGTACCCCATGGCCGGCGTCGAGGCCGTCGACATCAAGCTCGGCTGGAAGCGGGCGATGCGCGCCACGGTCACCACCCCGAAGGGCCCGGTCGCGGTCTACGTCGCCCACCTGCCCTCGGTGCGGGTGAAGCTGAAGGCCGGGTTCACCGCCCGGCAGCGCGACAAGAGCGCCGACGCGCTAGGTGAGGCCATCGCCGACGAGACGCTCGAGCGCGTGGTGCTGCTCGGCGACCTGAACGGCACGATGAACGACCGTTCGCTCAACGCCGTCACCTCCCAGCTCCGCTCCACACAGGGCGCGGCGGGCAGCGGTTTCGGGTTTAGCTGGCCGGCGTCGTTCCCGATGGCGCGGATCGACCAGATCATGGTCAAGGGTGTGCAGCCGCAGAGTTCCTGGACGCTGCCCCGCACGAACAGCGACCACCTGCCGGTGGCGGCCCGCGTGAAGGTGTGA
- a CDS encoding zinc ribbon domain-containing protein produces the protein MAQPQTTCSDCSAATVPEAAFCGECGATLAVAGPAPAARPARGLAVPRWTGGRDLTRYMCAAVFLDRSYADSLIRDIAAEPHLGVAPAPGCDVPVVLRYAYEANARRHARDLLLAAEFLIAAIGLLVLHSGLAVVLMFLFAWLTTLVFALSSQYGERLQRLRPDRFDPAQAPPPPNESAARRLRQIDEYAHGNLTVYSDYSPFTGYGQELDSWSLIFDVTASGREGVRPREFDVADLYAHIARRVGELSLPCLELEERVFVEGAALLGDTRFLPDPLGRPAAQIGPDRLDALKRAPEETARVYLVTHSSGWGGELITSMFLRLVRSDSNLFVEAVPTVLCPLLDRYRTIDSLMPYPSPREFLTMLFQTLASTPFVLIASPARAVMGFFPDFRLRSRLKKQHRQITRLGMFDYGARDSVRQLASATDHRRYFQKVDSGMVLKTVERRILDALVEFALEHDIDAGDLIKRQETIINNGIIATAGAKVESSSVASGDRSRISTILSKIPRPNTD, from the coding sequence ATGGCCCAGCCGCAGACCACCTGTTCCGACTGCTCCGCCGCCACCGTGCCGGAGGCGGCCTTCTGCGGGGAGTGCGGGGCCACGCTGGCCGTCGCCGGACCGGCGCCGGCGGCCCGCCCGGCACGCGGCCTGGCCGTTCCCCGCTGGACCGGCGGCCGGGACCTGACCCGGTACATGTGCGCGGCCGTCTTCCTGGACCGGAGTTACGCCGACTCGCTGATCAGGGACATCGCCGCCGAACCGCATCTGGGCGTGGCACCGGCCCCCGGGTGCGACGTACCGGTGGTCCTGCGGTACGCCTACGAGGCCAACGCACGGCGGCACGCCAGGGACCTGCTGCTGGCGGCCGAGTTCCTGATCGCGGCCATCGGGCTGCTGGTGCTGCACAGCGGCCTGGCCGTGGTGCTGATGTTCCTGTTCGCCTGGTTGACGACGCTGGTCTTCGCGCTCTCCAGCCAGTACGGCGAGCGCCTGCAGCGGCTGCGGCCGGACCGGTTCGACCCGGCGCAGGCACCCCCGCCGCCCAACGAGTCCGCGGCCCGCCGGCTGCGCCAGATCGACGAGTACGCGCACGGCAACCTCACCGTCTACAGCGACTACTCCCCGTTCACCGGCTACGGCCAGGAACTCGACTCGTGGTCGCTGATCTTCGACGTGACCGCCTCGGGACGCGAGGGCGTGCGGCCGCGGGAGTTCGACGTCGCGGACCTGTACGCCCACATCGCCCGACGGGTCGGCGAGCTGTCGCTGCCCTGCCTGGAACTGGAGGAGCGGGTCTTCGTGGAGGGGGCGGCGCTGCTGGGCGACACCCGCTTCCTGCCGGACCCGCTCGGCCGCCCCGCCGCCCAGATCGGCCCCGACCGGCTGGACGCGCTGAAACGGGCTCCGGAGGAGACCGCGCGCGTCTACCTGGTCACGCACTCCTCGGGCTGGGGCGGGGAGCTGATCACCTCGATGTTCCTGCGGCTCGTGCGCTCGGACTCCAACCTGTTCGTGGAGGCCGTGCCCACCGTGCTGTGCCCGCTGCTGGACCGCTACCGGACGATCGACAGCCTGATGCCGTACCCCTCGCCGCGCGAGTTCCTCACGATGCTGTTCCAGACCCTGGCCAGCACGCCGTTCGTGCTGATCGCCTCGCCGGCGCGCGCGGTCATGGGCTTCTTCCCGGACTTCCGGCTGCGGAGCCGGCTGAAGAAGCAGCACCGGCAGATCACCCGGCTCGGGATGTTCGACTACGGGGCGCGTGACAGCGTGCGGCAGCTCGCCTCCGCCACGGACCACCGGCGGTACTTCCAGAAGGTCGACTCCGGCATGGTCCTCAAGACCGTGGAACGGCGCATCCTAGACGCCCTGGTGGAGTTCGCCCTGGAACACGACATCGACGCGGGCGATCTGATCAAGCGTCAGGAGACCATCATCAACAACGGCATCATCGCCACCGCGGGGGCGAAGGTCGAGTCCAGCTCGGTCGCCTCGGGCGACAGGTCCCGTATCTCGACCATCCTCAGCAAGATCCCGCGGCCCAACACGGACTGA
- a CDS encoding helix-turn-helix domain-containing protein, whose protein sequence is MARGKDIDGSVSVPTFYGKELRWKREAAGMSLETFLEGSFYGKTYLSDIEHGERRMPLDLARHADRVLGTDGFFERCCEDVRKARRGPHAAYFEKALEAEKYAETIELWSPVIFPGLLQTAAYARTLVRSAHPAASDEWVEEKVTARLARARLFDEDRSTPEYWTVLHESLIADPLLPPLEMAEQLDRIVELAERRRITPQIVPRTCGAYPLMAASIMVMTFPDAPPLVYTEASYSGDTIDDPALVKQYRKAYDRLRAVALSPDTSLAMIKAAAEDHRNGEQRDRLE, encoded by the coding sequence GTGGCTCGCGGCAAGGACATCGACGGCTCGGTCAGCGTCCCGACCTTCTACGGCAAGGAGTTGCGGTGGAAGAGGGAGGCGGCCGGGATGTCGTTGGAGACGTTCCTCGAAGGCAGCTTCTACGGCAAGACGTACCTCAGCGACATCGAGCACGGGGAACGGAGGATGCCGCTGGATCTGGCCCGGCACGCGGATCGGGTGCTGGGGACCGACGGGTTCTTCGAGCGGTGCTGCGAGGATGTGCGGAAGGCGCGGAGGGGGCCGCATGCCGCGTACTTCGAGAAGGCTCTGGAGGCGGAGAAATACGCGGAGACCATTGAGTTGTGGTCTCCCGTTATCTTTCCCGGGCTGCTCCAGACCGCCGCGTACGCTCGGACGCTGGTCCGGTCGGCTCACCCCGCCGCCTCCGACGAATGGGTCGAGGAGAAGGTGACGGCCCGACTCGCCCGCGCCCGCCTGTTCGACGAGGATCGGTCCACACCGGAGTACTGGACGGTCCTGCATGAGTCGCTGATCGCGGACCCGCTCCTCCCGCCGCTGGAGATGGCCGAACAACTGGACCGGATCGTGGAGCTGGCCGAGAGGCGCCGGATCACTCCGCAGATCGTTCCGCGCACGTGCGGGGCGTATCCCCTCATGGCTGCCTCCATCATGGTGATGACCTTCCCGGACGCGCCGCCGCTGGTCTACACCGAGGCGTCCTACAGCGGTGACACCATCGACGATCCGGCCCTCGTGAAGCAGTACCGCAAGGCATACGATCGGCTCAGGGCCGTCGCGCTGTCCCCAGACACGTCCCTGGCCATGATCAAGGCAGCGGCAGAGGATCACCGAAATGGCGAGCAGCGGGATCGACTGGAGTGA
- the panB gene encoding 3-methyl-2-oxobutanoate hydroxymethyltransferase, with protein sequence MTQLSAAPNKPSDGSKALYGGKGTRRITVRDIALAKERGEKWPMLTAYDAMTASVFDEAGIPVILVGDSAGNCHLGYETTVPVTLDEMTMLSAAVVRGTTRSLIVGDLPFGSYQEGPVQALRSATRLVKEAGVGAVKLEGGERSHEQIRLLAESGIPVMAHIGLTPQSVNAMGYRVQGRGEEAAQQLLRDAKAVQDAGAFAVVLELVPAELAAEVTRVLHIPTVGIGAGPETDAQVLVWTDMLGLTSGRVPKFVKKYADLREVMGTAVKAFAEDVVGGTFPLDEHSVH encoded by the coding sequence ATGACGCAGCTTTCGGCTGCCCCGAACAAGCCCTCCGACGGCAGCAAGGCGCTGTACGGGGGGAAGGGCACTCGCCGCATCACCGTCCGCGACATCGCCCTCGCCAAGGAGCGGGGCGAGAAGTGGCCCATGCTCACCGCCTACGACGCGATGACCGCGTCCGTCTTCGACGAGGCCGGGATCCCGGTGATCCTCGTCGGCGACTCGGCGGGCAACTGTCACCTCGGGTACGAGACCACCGTGCCCGTCACCCTCGACGAGATGACCATGCTCTCGGCGGCCGTCGTCCGCGGGACGACCCGCTCCCTGATCGTCGGCGACCTGCCCTTCGGCTCCTACCAGGAGGGCCCGGTGCAGGCGCTGCGCTCGGCGACCCGGCTGGTGAAGGAGGCCGGCGTCGGTGCGGTCAAGCTGGAGGGCGGCGAGCGCTCGCACGAGCAGATCCGGCTGCTGGCGGAGTCCGGCATCCCGGTCATGGCCCACATCGGCCTGACCCCGCAGTCCGTCAACGCGATGGGCTACCGCGTGCAGGGGCGCGGCGAGGAGGCCGCGCAGCAGCTTCTGCGCGACGCGAAGGCCGTACAGGACGCGGGCGCCTTCGCGGTCGTGCTGGAGCTGGTCCCGGCGGAGCTGGCAGCCGAGGTGACCCGGGTGCTGCACATCCCGACCGTGGGCATCGGGGCCGGCCCGGAGACGGACGCGCAGGTGCTGGTGTGGACCGACATGCTGGGTCTGACGTCCGGCCGGGTGCCGAAGTTCGTCAAGAAGTACGCCGACCTGCGTGAGGTCATGGGCACCGCGGTGAAGGCGTTCGCGGAGGACGTCGTCGGCGGAACGTTCCCGCTGGACGAGCACTCCGTCCACTAG
- a CDS encoding MFS transporter yields MPLALLALAVGAFGIGTTEFVMMGLLPDVADDLHISIPSAGHLVSAYALGVVIGAPLLAAVTARMSRRTVLIALMALFVAGNALSAFAPGNGSLLAARFLSGLPHGAFFGVGAVVATGMVPPERKARSVSLMFLGLTVANIAGVPAATLMGQHLGWRATFLGVSAIGLVAIASLALLIPRDHTHASGTGLRGELAALKSLPVWLALGTTVAGFGALFAAYSYVTPMLTDTAGFAETNVTLLLALFGVGATAGNLLGGRLADHSLRGTLFAGLVSLAVVLGLFPLLMRAEWSAALAVTLLGAAAFVTGSPLQLMVMEKASAAPSLASSANQAAFNLANAGGAWIGGLALAAGFGATSPALAGAALAVLGLGVAGAAHVVDRRRATPSAGRVITSHVPEESGALHR; encoded by the coding sequence ATGCCCCTGGCCCTGCTCGCCCTCGCCGTGGGCGCCTTCGGCATCGGTACGACCGAGTTCGTGATGATGGGCCTGCTGCCCGACGTCGCGGACGACCTGCACATCTCGATCCCCAGCGCCGGACACCTGGTCTCGGCGTACGCGCTGGGCGTCGTCATCGGGGCCCCGCTGCTGGCCGCCGTGACGGCCCGGATGTCCCGGCGCACGGTCCTCATCGCCCTGATGGCCCTCTTCGTCGCGGGCAACGCGCTCTCCGCGTTCGCCCCCGGCAACGGCTCCCTGCTCGCCGCCCGCTTCCTCAGCGGACTGCCGCACGGCGCCTTCTTCGGCGTCGGCGCGGTCGTCGCCACGGGGATGGTCCCGCCGGAGCGCAAGGCCCGCTCGGTGTCCCTGATGTTCCTCGGCCTGACCGTCGCCAACATCGCGGGCGTCCCCGCCGCCACCCTCATGGGCCAGCACCTCGGCTGGCGGGCCACGTTCCTCGGCGTCAGCGCGATCGGCCTGGTCGCCATAGCCTCGCTCGCCCTGCTGATCCCGCGCGACCACACCCACGCCTCCGGGACCGGCCTGCGCGGCGAACTGGCGGCACTGAAGTCCCTGCCGGTCTGGCTGGCCCTCGGCACCACGGTGGCCGGCTTCGGCGCGCTGTTCGCCGCCTACAGCTACGTCACCCCGATGCTCACGGACACCGCGGGCTTCGCCGAGACGAACGTCACCCTGCTCCTCGCCCTCTTCGGCGTCGGCGCCACCGCCGGCAACCTCCTCGGCGGCCGGCTCGCCGACCACTCCCTGCGGGGCACCCTCTTCGCCGGCCTGGTCTCCCTGGCCGTGGTGCTCGGACTGTTCCCGCTGCTGATGCGCGCGGAGTGGAGCGCGGCCCTCGCCGTGACCCTGCTCGGCGCGGCGGCGTTCGTCACCGGCTCCCCGCTCCAGCTCATGGTCATGGAGAAGGCCTCGGCGGCCCCCTCCCTCGCCTCTTCCGCCAACCAGGCCGCCTTCAACCTGGCCAACGCCGGCGGCGCCTGGATCGGCGGCCTGGCCCTCGCGGCCGGCTTCGGCGCGACGTCCCCGGCGCTGGCCGGCGCGGCCCTGGCCGTACTGGGCCTGGGCGTCGCGGGCGCCGCCCACGTGGTGGACCGGCGCCGGGCGACCCCGTCGGCGGGCCGCGTGATCACCTCCCATGTGCCGGAGGAGTCCGGCGCGTTGCACCGCTGA
- a CDS encoding cytochrome P450, with protein sequence MSFHDPAVLDCPFDFADALEYDPSLASLAERGPVSRIRLPYGEAEAWLVTSFAGVRQVTCDPRFSRAAIIGRDYPRMTPEPIVSPESINVTDPPYVTRLRQTAAQAFTRERVVAMRPAVDGVVAKLLSAMAEAGPPADLVTSLSVPLPHLTICELLAVPEADRERLRTYTMRLLATSPAARKGAADAKAALREYFAGLIPARRATPGEDLLSAMVTAPVAPGEEPLTDDELAVMAVTLILSGNDTATCQISNIVYLLLTRSEERAALAGDAGRFPGALEELLRFIPFRKGVGIPRIALEDAEVEGTAIEAGDYVHVSYLAANRDPAVFPDPHTLDLERPVRPHMTFGWGGHHCLAAPLARAELESAVTGLLTRFPHLRLAVAPEDLEWDTGTIRRFPVRLPVTW encoded by the coding sequence ATGTCGTTCCATGACCCGGCAGTGCTCGACTGCCCCTTCGACTTCGCCGACGCGCTGGAATATGACCCCTCACTGGCCTCGCTGGCAGAGCGCGGCCCGGTCAGCCGGATCCGGCTGCCCTACGGTGAGGCCGAGGCCTGGCTGGTGACCAGCTTCGCCGGAGTGCGTCAGGTGACGTGCGATCCCAGGTTCAGCCGGGCGGCGATCATCGGGCGGGACTATCCGAGGATGACCCCGGAGCCGATCGTGTCGCCGGAATCGATCAACGTGACGGACCCGCCGTACGTGACCCGGTTGCGGCAGACGGCGGCGCAGGCGTTCACCCGGGAGCGGGTGGTGGCCATGCGGCCCGCGGTGGACGGGGTCGTGGCCAAGCTGCTCTCGGCGATGGCCGAGGCGGGGCCGCCGGCGGACCTGGTGACGTCTTTGTCGGTTCCCCTGCCCCACCTGACGATCTGCGAGCTGCTGGCCGTCCCGGAGGCCGACCGCGAGCGGCTGCGTACGTACACGATGCGGCTGCTGGCCACCTCTCCGGCCGCCCGGAAGGGCGCGGCCGACGCCAAGGCCGCCCTGCGGGAGTACTTCGCCGGGCTGATCCCGGCCCGGCGCGCCACGCCGGGCGAGGACCTGCTCAGTGCGATGGTCACCGCCCCGGTGGCGCCGGGCGAGGAGCCGCTGACGGACGACGAGTTGGCGGTCATGGCCGTGACGCTCATCCTCAGCGGCAACGACACCGCGACCTGCCAGATCAGCAACATCGTCTACCTGCTGCTGACCCGGTCCGAGGAGCGTGCCGCGCTGGCGGGCGACGCCGGCCGGTTCCCCGGCGCGCTGGAGGAGCTGCTGCGGTTCATCCCCTTCCGCAAGGGCGTGGGCATCCCGCGGATCGCCCTGGAGGACGCGGAGGTCGAGGGGACCGCCATCGAGGCCGGCGACTACGTGCACGTGTCCTACCTGGCGGCCAACCGTGATCCGGCCGTCTTCCCCGATCCGCACACGCTGGACCTCGAACGGCCGGTGCGCCCGCACATGACGTTCGGGTGGGGCGGGCACCACTGCCTCGCCGCGCCGCTCGCGCGGGCGGAGCTGGAGAGCGCGGTCACCGGCCTGCTGACCCGCTTCCCCCACCTGCGCCTCGCCGTCGCGCCTGAGGACCTCGAGTGGGACACCGGCACCATCCGCCGCTTCCCGGTACGGCTGCCGGTCACCTGGTGA
- a CDS encoding ATP-binding protein: MTPLELRLLATPKAAPELRRHLREHGFDVRLCATELLTNVIDHLGEGTPVTVRVTGAAAGGRTRVEVTDPDPRALPVLLSAATTAESGRGLALVDALAERWGVDREPDRKTVWCELGS, encoded by the coding sequence ATGACGCCACTGGAACTGCGTCTGCTAGCCACGCCCAAGGCCGCGCCGGAACTCCGCCGCCACCTGCGTGAGCACGGCTTCGACGTCCGGCTCTGTGCCACGGAGCTGCTGACGAACGTCATCGACCACCTGGGCGAGGGCACCCCGGTGACCGTACGGGTCACGGGTGCGGCGGCCGGCGGCCGTACCCGTGTCGAGGTGACCGACCCCGATCCGCGCGCGTTGCCCGTACTGCTGTCCGCCGCGACCACGGCGGAGTCCGGGCGTGGCCTGGCGCTCGTCGACGCGCTCGCCGAGCGGTGGGGCGTGGACCGGGAGCCGGACCGCAAGACGGTCTGGTGCGAGCTGGGGAGCTGA